From Topomyia yanbarensis strain Yona2022 chromosome 1, ASM3024719v1, whole genome shotgun sequence, one genomic window encodes:
- the LOC131676969 gene encoding cystathionine gamma-lyase-like → MSTAGKSTSGIEKAVAEDGFRVQPKGFATKAIHVGQEPEQWKCMSVVPPISMSTTFKQFGPSHHAGFDYGRSGNPTRAVLEKCIASLDNGKYGLTFSSGLGVVTAVITMLKAGDHIIAGNTLYGGTLCLFKDVAKKMNMSVDFVDTTDLAKVEAVLKPNSKLVWIESPTNPLLKVVDIEALCAVVHKVPGMVVVVDNTFLTSFFQRPLDLGADIVMYSLTKYMNGHSDVLMGAAVMNDEALYEKLKFLQNATGIVPSPFDCYLVNRGLKTLALRMERHRTSSLAVAKFLEKHPKIERVLHPGLTSHPQHELAKRQSFGHCGMLSFYLKGGLEESSQFLKSLEVITLAESLGGFESVMKLPSRMPPGLVPAEHREALGITDTLIRFSVGLEDVDDLIGDLKQALEKL, encoded by the exons ATGTCGACCGCCGGGAAAAGTACCAGTGGAATAGAGAA AGCCGTAGCCGAAGATGGTTTCCGCGTCCAGCCGAAAGGTTTCGCCACGAAAGCCATTCACGTCGGACAAGAACCGGAGCAATGGAAATGCATGTCGGTCGTACCTCCCATCAGTATGAGCACCACATTCAAACAGTTTGGCCCCTCTCATCATGCG GGTTTCGATTATGGTCGCAGCGGAAATCCAACCCGGGCTGTGTTGGAAAAGTGTATCGCTTCGCTGGACAATGGCAAATATGGGTTAACTTTTTCCTCGGGTCTTGGCGTTGTGACCGCTGTTATTACGATGCTTAAAGCCGGTGATCATATTATTGCCGGCAATACTCTGTACGGGGGTACGCTGTGCTTGTTCAAGGATGTTGCCAAAAAGATGAATATGTCGGTCGATTTCGTGGACACTACTGATCTGGCGAAGGTGGAAGCCGTGTTGAAACCGAACTCGAAGCTGGTTTGGATTGAAAGTCCAACGAATCCTTTACTGAAGGTCGTCGATATTGAGGCGCTATGTGCGGTGGTACATAAAGTCCCAGGG ATGGTTGTGGTGGTAGACAATACGTTCCTAACATCTTTTTTTCAGCGCCCACTGGATCTGGGTGCAGATATCGTCATGTACTCGTTAACCAAGTACATGAATGGACATTCCGATGTTCTCATGGGAGCTGCAGTCATGAACGATGAAGCCTTGTATGAAAAGCTCAAGTTTCTTCAAAACG CAACTGGCATTGTACCATCCCCTTTCGATTGCTACCTGGTAAACCGCGGTCTGAAGACGCTAGCTCTGCGCATGGAACGCCACCGAACCAGTTCGTTAGCAGTTGCCAAATTCCTGGAAAAGCATCCAAAAATCGAAAGAGTGCTGCATCCCGGCTTGACCTCCCATCCTCAGCATGAGCTGGCCAAACGGCAATCCTTCGGGCACTGTGGTATGCTTTCGTTCTACCTCAAGGGTGGGCTGGAAGAATCCAGTCAATTTCTGAAGTCTTTGGAGGTCATCACGCTAGCCGAAAGTTTGGGAGGTTTCGAGAGTGTCATGAAGCTTCCATCAAGGATGCCACCGGGACTGGTGCCAGCGGAACATCGTGAGGCGCTGGGGATAACCGATACACTGATCCGGTTCTCCGTGGGTCTGGAAGATGTAGATGATTTGATTGGGGATTTGAAGCAGGCCCTGGAAAAGCTTTAA
- the LOC131676970 gene encoding uncharacterized protein LOC131676970 gives MWLRVAVLVIAASLSDCYDTEEDLISVVINPRSVINYISQEFVGFSAQPKSVFEESVNPISETSFHMARNLGPMYVKVFGDADQLELNMAGSGEMGSDTDLIQLTPNGWKAFDEWAELAGVIPVFVLDYSGECWKPKTALKLLTVAHKLGIRDCLWQLGSGNITNAVKYVEDLRALQLIVKAFNFWGIVAADVNPTTAGVEQARYFNLNVDDIADAIAVSFEPSSDDLRLQEFVLQREAYIKGPARSHLPVWLDAKLPSSLGPNGTCEQTCLQEGLQYATLLGDAARNGFDAVFKSLTREEIQSYGLNYLIALLHRTTIGAKVFDVRQTPQEGTHIYAYCSRSGNGSITVMASNYLPNAIEFDVKLFVKDHSADVQQYVLTVVDGQVLINDQVYEFESSPEPLKKVQPLLKDFRLEMPAQSVGFWIIPNLSLRECYDDYQEMRYKYARSIDEVESTVDQLLQELIAERAKQDITQFSRRKRSITNDLQELLAGKLKNETHKKEIKATARQPRQTKTYRRKQQLVGKKEKRMEQRNLKRQKRPLRERGKRQLRKRTRRINRFLPMVAASKKTKRSFLAEDRQQTPVFGNSREEEANRSSFPQGDVHLVISKGTFDEDATIESIPTRARRPKKARNGKSSSMVRIPSEEELKFIVPELVPERRAEVPKWQPSLELNMAGSIKTNLYAPSEAPRGYSSRQNSNYGNAVEVQDIKVIEPSLGAVRRAMESTTNRQVTERAVEVTESYYQEPAEEILDSRKLGVISVVEPIQTSAERVEEQHVNQLSEPSELNLSLMPEGSEEVAHVQEFSDRRKRSVYSDEVDRIETFHQNNTKWQQRFAELFDMLLDSICDGEPGKHTVRAEREEVSEQQLQRSKRNALLHPQSWESIEKSNKLEQRQRASEEDSRENMVPVEPIDKARGNVRRNSEVHRGTTTTTTGKPAAADDVGRPGAMVLRTVTNLVKGFTTEFHRMFSSWFPPRTATE, from the exons ATGTGGTTACGCGTTGCCGTCCTGGTGATTGCGGCATCTTTGTCCGATTGCTATGATACGGAGGAAGATTTGATCAGTGTCGTGATTAATCCGAGAAGTGTGATCAACTACATCAGCCAGGAGTTTGTGGGATTTTCGGCCCAGCCGAAGAGTGTGTTTGAAGAATCGGTGAATCCTATCAGTGAAACGAGCTTCCACATGGCTCGCAATTTGGGTCCGATGTATGTCAAAGTGTTTGGTGATGCCGATCAGCTGGAACTTAATATGGCTGGGTCCGGTGAGATGGGTTCCGACACGGATCTGATTCAGCTGACTCCGAACGGGTGGAAGGCATTTGACGAGTGGGCAGAGCTGGCCGGAGTGATTCCGGTTTTCGTGCTGGATTACAGCGGTGAATGCTGGAAGCCAAAAACGGCTCTGAAGCTGTTGACCGTCGCTCATAAGTTAGGAATTAGAGATTGTCTATGGCAGCTTGGAAGTG GAAACATCACAAACGCAGTGAAGTACGTGGAAGATTTGCGAGCACTACAGTTAATCGTGAAAGCCTTCAACTTCTGGGGTATAGTTGCTGCTGATGTTAATCCAACGACAGCAGGTGTCGAGCAGGCTCGATACTTCAACCTGAACGTGGACGATATTGCCGATGCTATTGCTGTTAGTTT CGAACCTTCATCGGATGACCTTCGCCTGCAAGAGTTTGTACTGCAGCGGGAAGCTTACATCAAAGGACCCGCGCGATCGCATCTTCCGGTGTGGTTGGACGCGAAACTACCTTCAAGTTTGGGTCCCAATGGCACCTGTGAGCAAACGTGCCTCCAGGAAGGTCTTCAGTATGCCACTCTTCTAGGTGATGCAGCCCGCAACGGCTTCGATGCCGTCTTCAAGTCTCTAACTCGCGAAGAGATCCAATCCTACGGATTAAATTATCTAATCGCGCTTTTACATAGAACAACGATCGGCGCCAAAGTCTTCGATGTTCGCCAAACGCCCCAAGAGGGAACCCATATCTACGCTTACTGTAGTCGTAGCGGAAACGGATCCATAACGGTAATGGCCAGCAATTATCTACCAAACGCCATCGAGTTCGACGTTAAGCTTTTCGTCAAGGATCACTCCGCCGATGTGCAACAGTACGTTCTGACTGTAGTCGACGGGCAGGTTCTGATAAACGATCAAGTCTACGAGTTTGAGTCCAGTCCGGAACCCCTTAAGAAGGTTCAACCTTTGCTAAAAGACTTCCGTCTCGAAATGCCTGCCCAATCGGTCGGATTCTGGATCATCCCGAATCTCAGCCTGCGAGAGTGCTACGACGACTACCAGGAAATGCGCTACAAGTACGCTAGAAGCATCGATGAGGTAGAAAGTACAGTCGATCAACTGCTGCAGGAGCTGATTGCAGAGCGAGCCAAACAGGATATCACTCAGTTCAGTCGCCGGAAACGCTCGATTACCAATGATCTGCAGGAGTTGTTGGCTGGAAAATTGAAGAACGAAACCCACAAAAAGGAGATCAAGGCTACGGCTAGACAACCAAGGCAGACGAAAACCTATCGTCGCAAACAGCAGCTGGTTGGCAAAAAGGAAAAACGCATGGAACAGCGAAATTTGAAAAGGCAAAAGCGACCGCTACGTGAAAGAGGAAAACGCCAGCTACGCAAACGAACCCGTCGCATCAATCGGTTCCTTCCGATGGTTGCGGCGAGCAAGAAGACAAAACGATCCTTCCTGGCAGAAGACCGACAACAGACTCCTGTATTCGGCAATAGCCGAGAGGAGGAAGCTAATCGGTCTAGCTTTCCCCAAGGAGATGTACACTTGGTGATTTCGAAGGGAACTTTCGACGAGGATGCTACCATTGAAAGCATTCCCACAAGAGCAAGACGTCCGAAGAAGGCTAGAAACGGGAAGTCATCATCCATGGTAAGGATACCTTCGGAGGAAGAACTGAAATTCATTGTGCCAGAACTAGTGCCGGAGAGACGTGCTGAAGTCCCTAAATGGCAGCCATCCCTGGAACTAAACATGGCGGGATCAATCAAAACGAATCTCTACGCACCCTCGGAAGCACCCCGAGGTTATTCTAGTAGACAGAACTCGAACTACGGCAACGCAGTTGAGGTGCAGGATATTAAGGTGATTGAACCGAGCTTGGGAGCTGTTCGAAGAGCTATGGAATCGACGACTAATCGGCAGGTGACCGAACGGGCTGTGGAGGTTACGGAAAGCTACTATCAAGAACCAGCGGAGGAAATTTTGGACAGTCGAAAGTTAGGTGTAATTTCTGTTGTCGAACCAATACAAACAAGTGCGGAGAGAGTTGAGGAACAACACGTCAATCAATTGTCGGAACCATCCGAGCTTAATCTTTCTCTGATGCCCGAGGGATCTGAAGAAGTTGCCCACGTGCAAGAGTTCTCCGATCGGAGGAAGCGATCCGTGTACTCGGATGAGGTCGATCGCATCGAAACATTCCACCAGAACAACACTAAATGGCAGCAGCGATTCGCAGAGCTCTTCGATATGCTGCTTGATTCGATCTGTGATGGTGAACCGGGTAAACATACTGTTCGGGCAGAACGGGAGGAAGTTTCCGAGCAACAGCTGCAGCGATCCAAGCGAAACGCCCTGCTGCATCCACAATCCTGGGAGTCAATCGAAAAATCCAACaaactggaacaaagacaacgCGCATCGGAGGAGGATTCCCGGGAGAACATGGTACCCGTGGAACCGATAGATAAGGCACGCGGAAACGTTCGACGAAATTCGGAGGTTCACCGGGGTACTACTACGACTACTACCGGTAAACCTGCCGCAGCGGATGACGTTGGACGACCTGGTGCGATGGTACTGCGGACGGTAACCAATTTGGTGAAAGGTTTTACGACTGAGTTTCATCGGATGTTTTCAAGCTGGTTCCCTCCACGAACCGCGACTGAGTAG